The window TACATACGCAAGGGGGAGTTGAAGGCGGCTCGCGTCGGGAAGAAATACATCATCTGCCAGGAGGACCTCGACGCCTTCCTGGCGGGGAGGAAGGAGGTGAGGGCCCTCGAGAGGATAGGCCTTACCGAGAAGGGGAGCCAGAAGGTCCGCGAGATAAAGAAGCACGCCGAGAGCATCCTGACCTATCTCGAGGAATGCCCCGGAGCGGACGCGGGCGAACTGGCGGAATCCCTCGGCCTGGGCCGCAGGGAAGTCCTGCGGGCGCTGCGGCGCCTGGAGGAGAAGAACCTTGCGTATTGCGAGGCAAGTGGCGAGAGGTTGGACAGGCAGAACGACCCCTGGTTCGCCGCG of the Actinomycetota bacterium genome contains:
- a CDS encoding helix-turn-helix domain-containing protein → MRNYLSTYQVAKNLGVNIQTVRHYIRKGELKAARVGKKYIICQEDLDAFLAGRKEVRALERIGLTEKGSQKVREIKKHAESILTYLEECPGADAGELAESLGLGRREVLRALRRLEEKNLAYCEASGERLDRQNDPWFAAPRRTA